A window of the Artemia franciscana chromosome 21, ASM3288406v1, whole genome shotgun sequence genome harbors these coding sequences:
- the LOC136040939 gene encoding uncharacterized protein LOC136040939: MGVKGIQEIERVKRLLYLSKYGSCQTGFLCKWNEICPSCESSKGNGVPSLQNLSLNILANYESFSPAMMPISLCNVLMQVALAKNSSTVKNFLKNWPFESFSLVNILSDHNFQCFIPWKREQFAKKLFYSYMEIILNGEECTLLTLDIRGTVISDEDELAKIFELLNKVRELESNSFRQIFLDIEISEDLFDQLTSVLVYNPEINPESKSTLHVHLGHFQSCEGSMRQGQGIKSYLRKMISFTTSKLESLYIPNTFLKNAGLRKILNELKMPKYQNLVALNFANNDLDFQSCTMTVDLFAQCIGDLPQLRSLNLSQNPVSGCLEFLLCNLKYGLLDLRVAGCELNSEDLVYLMGSIHAKSLIVLDISENSFESKTELNNFISAFKAQMIAIEGEACGMEADELVELATTLQDFSVLYYVSFVGYWMTIEELVPVVRELCLCQSLKIVVLSLPVDVDFDIDDVNRVKNLVSPVESVIEQCNGSFSIHWI, encoded by the coding sequence ATGGGCGTCAAAGGAATACAAGAAATAGAAAGGGTTAAAAGGCTTTTATACTTATCAAAGTATGGAAGCTGTCAAACTGGATTTCTCTGTAAATGGAATGAAATATGTCCCTCATGTGAATCCTCCAAAGGGAATGGAGTGCCTAGTCTCCAAAACTTGTCTTTAAATATCTTAGCCAACTATGAAAGTTTTTCCCCTGCTATGATGCCAATATCTTTATGCAATGTTTTGATGCAAGTGGCTCTGGCCAAAAACAGTTCAACTGTTAAGAACTTTTTGAAGAATTGGCCCTTTGAATCTTTTTCTCTGGTAAATATCCTGTCGGATCACAACTTTCAGTGCTTTATCCCTTGGAAAAGAGAGCAATTTgccaaaaaattattctattcaTATATGGAGATTATTTTAAATGGAGAAGAGTGTACTCTTTTGACTTTAGATATAAGAGGTACAGTTATTTCAGACGAAGATGAACTTGCAAAAATTTTCGAGCTTTTAAATAAAGTACGAGAATTAGAAAGTAATTCTTTTCGACAGATTTTCTTAGATatagaaataagtgaagatttGTTTGATCAACTCACTAGTGTCCTGGTGTATAACCCGGAGATTAATCCTGAAAGTAAGAGCACTCTCCATGTGCATTTAGGTCACTTTCAGTCTTGTGAAGGATCCATGAGACAAGGCCAGGGTATTAAGAGCTATTTAAGAAAGATGATTAGTTTTACTACAAGCAAATTAGAAAGCTTGTATATTCCAAACACCTTCTTGAAAAATGCTGGTTTAAGGAAAATATTGAACGAGCTCAAAATGCCCAAATATCAAAACCTGGTAGCACTTAATTTTGCCAATAATGATCTAGATTTTCAAAGCTGTACAATGACCGTTGACTTGTTTGCTCAGTGCATTGGTGACCTACCACAACTAAGATCTCTGAATCTTTCTCAAAATCCTGTCTCTGGATGCTTAGAATTTTTATTGTGCAACCTAAAGTATGGATTGTTAGATCTAAGGGTAGCTGGTTGTGAACTCAACTCAGAAGATCTAGTCTATCTTATGGGATCAATCCATGCTAAGTCTTTGATAGTACTTGACATCAGTGAAAACTCATTTGAATCAAAAACAGAACTAAACAATTTTATATCTGCCTTTAAGGCTCAAATGATTGCAATTGAAGGAGAAGCCTGTGGTATGGAGGCAGATGAGCTTGTAGAGCTGGCAACAACGCTTCAAGATTTCTCTGTTCTTTATTATGTATCATTTGTAGGCTATTGGATGACTATAGAAGAGCTGGTACCAGTTGTCCGAGAATTGTGTTTATGTCAATCGTTAAAGATTGTTGTTTTATCACTTCCTGTTGATGTTGACTTTGACATTGATGACGTGAATAGAGTCAAGAACTTGGTGTCTCCAGTTGAAAGTGTAATTGAACAATGTAATGGCAGTTTTTCTATTCACtggatttaa